The following proteins are encoded in a genomic region of Brachypodium distachyon strain Bd21 chromosome 1, Brachypodium_distachyon_v3.0, whole genome shotgun sequence:
- the LOC100846638 gene encoding ras-related protein RABE1c translates to MGILLVYDVTDESSFNNIRNWIRNIEQHASDNVNKILVGNKADMDESKKGAKTNLNVEQVFFSIAKDIKQRLVKTDSKPEDRTIKIDKPECNGEATASRSACCGS, encoded by the exons ATGGGCATTTTGCTTGTTTATGATGTCACTGATGAGTCATCATTTAATA ATATAAGAAACTGGATCAGGAACATTGAGCAACATGCTTCGGACAATGtgaacaaaattttggtaggCAACAAAGCTGACATGGATGAAAGCAAAAAG GGTGCAAAGACAAACCTAAATGTGGAGCAGGTTTTCTTTTCGATAGCAAAAGATATCAAGCAAAGGCTTGTGAAAACTGATTCAAAGCCTGAG GATCGTACCATCAAGATCGACAAGCCTGAATGCAATGGTGAGGCTACAGCGTCGCGATCAGCCTGCTGTGGATCCTGA
- the LOC100820831 gene encoding THO complex subunit 4A codes for MSSGLDMSLDDLIKQSKSKPKASSAFSSGPTRRAPPPARAMPYPPVAPKAAAAADSPYGVYSEHVAAMAASSPPSVLAAPRVLETGTKLHISNLKPSVTVEDVQELFSEVGELKRYSVNYDKDGKSQGSAEVVFARKVDALDAIERYNGVLLDGKPMEIELVGSKSEPPSTAPLKYNRAFPNYNAIPNSVPQRGGPRGQYHGNGRPGGSGGQRGIHPGNGRPGNTGQGGGGRGQARARGHDRNRVQASAADLDAELEKYHAAAGKQK; via the exons ATGTCGAGTGGTCTGGACATGTCCCTGGACGACCTCATCAAGCAATCCAAGTCCAAGCCCAAAGCCAGCTCCGCCTTCTCGTCCGGGCCcacccgccgcgcgccgccgccggcccgggCTATGCCTTACCCACCGGTCGCCCCCAAG gccgccgccgccgcagactCGCCGTACGGGGTCTACTCCGAGCACGTTGCCGCCATGGCGGCCTCCTCACCGCCATCTGTTCTGGCCGCGCCACGGGTACTCGAAACGGGGACGAAGCTGCACATCTCCAACCTCAAACCCAGCGTCACCGTCGAGGACGTTCAG GAACTCTTCTCAGAGGTTGGTGAGCTCAAGCGTTATTCTGTTAACTATGATAAAGATGGGAAATCACAG GGGAGTGCGGAAGTTGTCTTTGCAAGAAAAGTGGATGCTTTGGATGCTATTGAGAGATACAATGGTGTTCTACTTGATGGGaagccaatggagatagagCTCGTTGGAAGCAAGTCCGAGCCACCCTCAACAGCACCTTTGAAGTACAATCGTGCTTTTCCTAACTATAATGCAATTCCAAACAG CGTGCCTCAAAGAGGTGGCCCGAGAGGACAATATCACGGTAATGGTCGTCCTGGAGGCAGTGGTGGCCAAAGAGGAATTCATCCAGGCAACGGTCGTCCTGGAAACACTGGCCAGGGAGGTGGTGGCCGGGGGCAGGCTAGAGCGCGAGGGCATGATCGGAACCGTGTGCAGGCATCTGCTGCAGATCTTGATGCTGAGCTGGAGAAGTAtcatgcagcagcagggaAGCAGAAATGA
- the LOC100831803 gene encoding subtilisin-like protease SBT4.9 isoform X1: MGTALVLVVVFNAFFLASGLGSSAVANAAAASRGSDDDGIKIYIVFTARQPAPETLSESAARARIESFHHGLLSDALDDGGGGGSGAPERVVYHYTRSLHGFAARLTQREKNKLAAMDDVLSIHEKATYHPRTTRSWDFLGLPRHNDPKRLLFEKDVIIGMVDSGVWPESESFSDSGLPPPPAKWKGVCSSNFTACNNKIIGARAYKDGVTTLSPRDDDGHGTHTASTAAGRAVPGASMGGFAGGTARSAVPGARLAIYKVCWGDDGCSTADILMAFDDAVADGVDVLSASVGSDFPADYADDLMAVGAFHAMRRGVVTSVAAGNDGPRLGAVTNVAPWVHSVAASTTDRRIVSDLVLLGHGKTISGSSINVFPGIGGRSVLIDPGACGQRELKGKNYKGAILLCGGQSLNEESVHATGADGAIQFRHNTDTAFSFAVPAVRVTKSQYEEIMDYYNSTRLALVSIRNSQARFDATAPRVGFFSSRGPNMITPGILKPDISAPGVDILAAWPESMSVSGSAVDDRQLSYNIISGTSMACPHVTGAAAYVKSVHPDWSPAAVMSALITTATPMSASSTPEAELAYGAGQVNPLHAPYPGLIYDAGEDDYLGLLCAQGYNVTQIATMAGGDFVCPEDGRGSVANLNYPSIAVPILNYGVRFAVDVPRTVTNVGPDDSVYHANVTSVPGIAVSVTPHKLAFSSTEKMNFTVRVSGWLAPVEGTLGASASIVWSDGRHQVRSPIYVFPLSATRG, from the exons ATGGGCACCGCGCTCgtgctcgtcgtcgtcttcaacGCTTTCTTCCTCGCTTCCGGCCTCGGAAGCAGCGCTGTAGCaaacgctgctgctgcctcacGCGGCTCCGACGACGATGGAATAAAG ATCTACATCGTGTTCACGGCGAggcagccggcgccggagacgctGTCGGAGTCGGCCGCCCGCGCGAGGATAGAGTCCTTCCACCACGGCTTGCTCAGCGACGCTCTagatgacggcggcggcggcggctccggtgCGCCGGAGCGAGTCGTGTACCACTACACCAGGAGCCTGCACGGCTTCGCGGCCAGGCTCACCCAGCGGGAGAAGAACAAGCTCGCCG CCATGGACGATGTCCTGTCGATCCACGAGAAGGCGACGTACCACCCGCGGACGACGAGGTCATGGGACTTCCTGGGCCTGCCGCGGCACAACGACCCCAAGAGGCTGCTTTTCGAGAAGGACGTCATCATCGGCATGGTGGACAGCGGCGTGTGGCCTGAGTCCGAGTCATTCTCCGACTcgggcctcccgccgccgcccgccaagTGGAAAGGCGTCTGCTCCAGCAACTTCACCGCCTGCAACAACAAGATCATCGGAGCACGGGCGTACAAGGACGGCGTGACGACGCTTTCGCCGCGGGACGACGACGGGCACGGCACGCACacggcgtcgacggcggctGGCCGGGCGGTGCCGGGCGCGAGCATGGGCGGGTTCGCGGGGGGCACGGCCAGGAGCGCGGTGCCCGGCGCAAGGCTGGCCATCTACAAGGTGTGCTGGGGCGACGACGGGTGCTCCACGGCCGACATCCTCATGGCGTTCGACGACGCCGTGGCGGACGGTGTGGACGTGCTCTCGGCGTCCGTGGGCAGCGACTTCCCGGCCGACTACGCGGACGACCTCATGGCCGTGGGCGCGTTCCACGCCATGCGCCGTGGCGTGGTCACCtccgtggccgccggcaacgACGGGCCCAGGCTGGGCGCCGTCACCAACGTGGCGCCGTGGGTGCACTCCGTGGCAGCATCCACCACGGACCGCAGGATCGTCAGCGACCTCGTCCTACTCGGCCACGGCAAGACGATCTCCGGAAGCTCCATCAACGTCTTCCCGGGGATCGGGGGCCGCTCCGTGCTCATCGACCCCGGGGCGTGCGGGCAGCGCGAGCTGAAAGGGAAGAACTACAAGGGCGCCATCCTGCTGTGCGGCGGCCAGAGCCTAAACGAGGAATCCGTGCACGCCACCGGAGCCGACGGGGCCATCCAGTTCCGGCACAACACTGACACGGCCTTCTCCTTCGCCGTCCCAGCAGTTCGAGTCACGAAATCCCAGTACGAGGAGATCATGGACTACTACAACAGCACCAGGCTTGCCTTGGTTTCCATACGGAACAGCCAGGCCAGGTTTGATGCGACGGCGCCGCGGGTCGGCTTCTTCTCGTCTAGAGGCCCAAACATGATCACGCCCGGGATCCTCAAGCCGGATATAAGCGCGCCGGGAGTGGATATCCTGGCGGCGTGGCCAGAGAGCATGTCGGTGTCCGGGAGCGCGGTCGACGACAGGCAGCTTTCGTACAACATCATCTCCGGCACGTCCATGGCGTGCCCGCACGTGACGGGCGCCGCGGCGTACGTCAAGTCGGTCCACCCAGACtggtcgccggccgccgtcaTGTCGGCCCTTATCACCACGGCGACTCCGATGTCAGCGTCGAGCAcgccggaggccgagctcgcCTACGGGGCTGGGCAGGTGAACCCACTCCATGCGCCGTACCCGGGGCTCATCTACGACGCTGGTGAGGACGACTACCTTGGCTTACTCTGCGCGCAGGGCTACAATGTGACCCAGATTGCcaccatggccggcggcgacttTGTCTGCCCTGAGGACGGCAGGGGCTCTGTTGCTAACCTTAACTACCCGTCCATCGCCGTTCCCATCCTCAACTACGGCGTGCGCTTTGCCGTCGACGTGCCCAGGACTGTGACCAACGTCGGCCCGGACGACTCAGTGTACCACGCCAACGTCACCTCGGTGCCCGGCATCGCCGTCAGCGTCACGCCCCACAAGCTGGCCTTCAGCTCAACGGAGAAGATGAACTTCACAGTGCGCGTCTCGGGCTGGCTGGCGCCAGTGGAGGGCACACTGGGTGCGTCCGCGTCCATCGTGTGGTCGGACGGAAGGCATCAAGTGAGGAGCCCCATATACGTGTTTCCTCTGTCGGCAACGAGGGGATAG
- the LOC100831803 gene encoding subtilisin-like protease SBT4.9 isoform X2: MSRSRAGAPVHRRSRQRLLSRRSPQLRRNPPSSIFRPMPKIYIVFTARQPAPETLSESAARARIESFHHGLLSDALDDGGGGGSGAPERVVYHYTRSLHGFAARLTQREKNKLAAMDDVLSIHEKATYHPRTTRSWDFLGLPRHNDPKRLLFEKDVIIGMVDSGVWPESESFSDSGLPPPPAKWKGVCSSNFTACNNKIIGARAYKDGVTTLSPRDDDGHGTHTASTAAGRAVPGASMGGFAGGTARSAVPGARLAIYKVCWGDDGCSTADILMAFDDAVADGVDVLSASVGSDFPADYADDLMAVGAFHAMRRGVVTSVAAGNDGPRLGAVTNVAPWVHSVAASTTDRRIVSDLVLLGHGKTISGSSINVFPGIGGRSVLIDPGACGQRELKGKNYKGAILLCGGQSLNEESVHATGADGAIQFRHNTDTAFSFAVPAVRVTKSQYEEIMDYYNSTRLALVSIRNSQARFDATAPRVGFFSSRGPNMITPGILKPDISAPGVDILAAWPESMSVSGSAVDDRQLSYNIISGTSMACPHVTGAAAYVKSVHPDWSPAAVMSALITTATPMSASSTPEAELAYGAGQVNPLHAPYPGLIYDAGEDDYLGLLCAQGYNVTQIATMAGGDFVCPEDGRGSVANLNYPSIAVPILNYGVRFAVDVPRTVTNVGPDDSVYHANVTSVPGIAVSVTPHKLAFSSTEKMNFTVRVSGWLAPVEGTLGASASIVWSDGRHQVRSPIYVFPLSATRG; the protein is encoded by the exons ATCTACATCGTGTTCACGGCGAggcagccggcgccggagacgctGTCGGAGTCGGCCGCCCGCGCGAGGATAGAGTCCTTCCACCACGGCTTGCTCAGCGACGCTCTagatgacggcggcggcggcggctccggtgCGCCGGAGCGAGTCGTGTACCACTACACCAGGAGCCTGCACGGCTTCGCGGCCAGGCTCACCCAGCGGGAGAAGAACAAGCTCGCCG CCATGGACGATGTCCTGTCGATCCACGAGAAGGCGACGTACCACCCGCGGACGACGAGGTCATGGGACTTCCTGGGCCTGCCGCGGCACAACGACCCCAAGAGGCTGCTTTTCGAGAAGGACGTCATCATCGGCATGGTGGACAGCGGCGTGTGGCCTGAGTCCGAGTCATTCTCCGACTcgggcctcccgccgccgcccgccaagTGGAAAGGCGTCTGCTCCAGCAACTTCACCGCCTGCAACAACAAGATCATCGGAGCACGGGCGTACAAGGACGGCGTGACGACGCTTTCGCCGCGGGACGACGACGGGCACGGCACGCACacggcgtcgacggcggctGGCCGGGCGGTGCCGGGCGCGAGCATGGGCGGGTTCGCGGGGGGCACGGCCAGGAGCGCGGTGCCCGGCGCAAGGCTGGCCATCTACAAGGTGTGCTGGGGCGACGACGGGTGCTCCACGGCCGACATCCTCATGGCGTTCGACGACGCCGTGGCGGACGGTGTGGACGTGCTCTCGGCGTCCGTGGGCAGCGACTTCCCGGCCGACTACGCGGACGACCTCATGGCCGTGGGCGCGTTCCACGCCATGCGCCGTGGCGTGGTCACCtccgtggccgccggcaacgACGGGCCCAGGCTGGGCGCCGTCACCAACGTGGCGCCGTGGGTGCACTCCGTGGCAGCATCCACCACGGACCGCAGGATCGTCAGCGACCTCGTCCTACTCGGCCACGGCAAGACGATCTCCGGAAGCTCCATCAACGTCTTCCCGGGGATCGGGGGCCGCTCCGTGCTCATCGACCCCGGGGCGTGCGGGCAGCGCGAGCTGAAAGGGAAGAACTACAAGGGCGCCATCCTGCTGTGCGGCGGCCAGAGCCTAAACGAGGAATCCGTGCACGCCACCGGAGCCGACGGGGCCATCCAGTTCCGGCACAACACTGACACGGCCTTCTCCTTCGCCGTCCCAGCAGTTCGAGTCACGAAATCCCAGTACGAGGAGATCATGGACTACTACAACAGCACCAGGCTTGCCTTGGTTTCCATACGGAACAGCCAGGCCAGGTTTGATGCGACGGCGCCGCGGGTCGGCTTCTTCTCGTCTAGAGGCCCAAACATGATCACGCCCGGGATCCTCAAGCCGGATATAAGCGCGCCGGGAGTGGATATCCTGGCGGCGTGGCCAGAGAGCATGTCGGTGTCCGGGAGCGCGGTCGACGACAGGCAGCTTTCGTACAACATCATCTCCGGCACGTCCATGGCGTGCCCGCACGTGACGGGCGCCGCGGCGTACGTCAAGTCGGTCCACCCAGACtggtcgccggccgccgtcaTGTCGGCCCTTATCACCACGGCGACTCCGATGTCAGCGTCGAGCAcgccggaggccgagctcgcCTACGGGGCTGGGCAGGTGAACCCACTCCATGCGCCGTACCCGGGGCTCATCTACGACGCTGGTGAGGACGACTACCTTGGCTTACTCTGCGCGCAGGGCTACAATGTGACCCAGATTGCcaccatggccggcggcgacttTGTCTGCCCTGAGGACGGCAGGGGCTCTGTTGCTAACCTTAACTACCCGTCCATCGCCGTTCCCATCCTCAACTACGGCGTGCGCTTTGCCGTCGACGTGCCCAGGACTGTGACCAACGTCGGCCCGGACGACTCAGTGTACCACGCCAACGTCACCTCGGTGCCCGGCATCGCCGTCAGCGTCACGCCCCACAAGCTGGCCTTCAGCTCAACGGAGAAGATGAACTTCACAGTGCGCGTCTCGGGCTGGCTGGCGCCAGTGGAGGGCACACTGGGTGCGTCCGCGTCCATCGTGTGGTCGGACGGAAGGCATCAAGTGAGGAGCCCCATATACGTGTTTCCTCTGTCGGCAACGAGGGGATAG